From the genome of Lasioglossum baleicum chromosome 13, iyLasBale1, whole genome shotgun sequence, one region includes:
- the Eph gene encoding eph receptor tyrosine kinase isoform X12 — translation MAPFNMAGVAGLLATCAAAAASAAHLLPLLLLLICPRGTHAEQVVLLDTTQEEKLEWTRYPYGTDASTPGWVEESFTNFEKGINWRSYVVCDVAYNSVNNWLWTPFIERGPANRMYVEVKFTIRDCSLFPGTARSCKETFSLLYYEFDAATKEPPPWEPESYKLIGRIAAGEGRFNTNTEVVINTEVKSIPVTKKGVYFAFRDQGACISILAIKVYYISCPEVSVNFARFPATPTGREVALIEQTNGTCVDNAVVIEQPTFLCKGDGKWYLPSGGCHCKPGYHADVVKQECTKCPAGKFKFEAGSHSCEVCPAHSKSSDSGFTECRCNAGYFRAEKDPKNMPCTQPPSAPQNLTVNFVDQSTVILSWNAPHVLGGRTDTTYRVVCDACSMGVKYIPSTQEVFDDTKITITGLNAVTTYRFQVFAENGVSALAGKSEYVDITVTTEASVPSLVSNVRITSVKSSELSISWDAPITEIGADSDLVERYEVRCYSRHDDATNATVVQTSDLSATFKGLKPSTEYAIQVRAKTTRGWGEYTPVVYKKTPHAMGLDYVGEDDNMQVRIIAGAIVAVVVLLVIIIIMTVLILRSRASDECNKKQPSDCDTLEYRNGEGLVVTYMHCKMDSSPIVTTHTNNKSKSSLTTPLFTPAVGVAAAGAGGAGGASARSYVDPHTYEDPNQAVREFAREIDAGYITIEAIIGGGEFGDVCRGKLKLPPDGRTEIDVAIKTLKPGSADKARNDFLTEASIMGQFEHPNVIFLQGVVTKSNPVMIITEFMENGSLDTFLRANDGKFQVLQLVGMLRGIASGMQYLAEMNYVHRDLAARNVLVNAALVCKIADFGLSREIESATEGAYTTRGGKIPVRWTAPEAIAFRKFTSASDVWSMGIVCWEVMSYGERPYWNWSNQDVIKSIEKGYRLPAPMDCPEAIYQLMLDCWQKERTHRPTFANLTQTLDKLIRSPETLRKIAQNRSTNPLAPDAVDLTQLTSVSEWLASIKMSRYADSFERSGVTTLEAAARVTVQELTALGVTLVGHQKKIMNSVTALRAQMSATSQGFLV, via the exons TGGGTGGAAGAGTCGTTCACGAACTTCGAGAAGGGCATCAATTGGCGGAGCTACGTTGTCTGCGACGTGGCGTACAACAGCGTGAACAATTGGCTGTGGACGCCGTTCATCGAGAGGGGCCCGGCGAACCGCATGTACGTAGAAGTCAAATTCACGATCCGTGACTGTTCGCTGTTCCCCGGAACCGCGCGCAGCTGCAAGGAAACATTCAGCCTGCTCTACTACGAGTTCGACGCAGCCACCAAAGAGCCGCCGCCCTGGGAGCCCGAGAGCTACAAGTTGATCG GACGCATCGCCGCCGGCGAGGGCAGGTTCAACACGAACACCGAGGTGGTGATCAACACGGAGGTGAAGTCGATCCCGGTGACGAAGAAGGGCGTGTACTTCGCGTTCCGGGACCAGGGCGCTTGCATCTCGATCTTGGCGATCAAGGTCTACTATATCAGCTGCCCGGAGGTCTCGGTGAACTTCGCGCGTTTCCCAGCGACGCCTACTGGTCGCGAGGTCGCGCTGATCGAGCAGACGAACGGCACCTGCGTGGACAACGCTGTGGTGATCGAGCAGCCTACCTTCCTGTGCAAGGGCGATGGAAAATGGTACCTGCCCAGCGGAGGATGCCACTGCAAGCCAGGCTACCACGCCGACGTCGTGAAACAGGAGTGCACCAAGTGTCCCGCCGGGAAATTCAAGTTCGAGGCGGGATCCCACAGCTGCGAGGTATGCCCGGCGCACAGCAAATCCTCCGACTCCGGGTTCACCGAGTGCCGGTGCAACGCCGGATACTTCAGAGCGGAGAAGGACCCCAAGAACATGCCGTGCACGC AACCACCCTCCGCGCCGCAGAACCTGACGGTGAACTTCGTCGACCAATCCACCGTCATCCTCTCCTGGAACGCGCCGCATGTCCTGGGCGGCAGAACCGACACCACCTACAGGGTGGTCTGCGACGCCTGCAGCATGGGCGTCAAGTACATTCCCAGCACC CAGGAGGTTTTCGACGACACGAAGATCACGATCACGGGGCTGAACGCGGTGACCACATATCGGTTCCAAGTGTTCGCCGAGAACGGCGTGTCGGCGCTAGCCGGTAAATCCGAGTACGTGGACATCACCGTGACCACCGAGGCTAGCGTTCCCAGCTTGGTGAGCAACGTCCGCATCACCAGCGTCAAGAGCTCCGAACTGAGCATCAGCTGGGACGCTCCCATCACCGAGATAGGCGCGGACAGCGACCTGGTCGAGCGATACGAAG TGAGGTGCTATTCACGCCACGACGACGCTACCAACGCCACCGTCGTCCAAACATCGGACCTGTCCGCGACGTTCAAGGGCCTGAAACCATCCACGGAGTACGCGATCCAGGTGCGAGCGAAAACGACCCGCGGATGGGGCGAGTACACGCCTGTGGTGTACAAGAAAACGCCGCATGCCATGGGCCTAG ATTACGTTGGAGAGGATGACAACATGCAGGTGAGGATCATAGCGGGCGCGATCGTAGCCGTGGTGGTTCTGCTGGTGATCATCATCATCATGACAGTTCTGATACTGAGAAG CAGGGCCTCGGACGAGTGCAACAAGAAACAGCCGAGCGACTGCGACACCCTGGAGTACAGGAACGGCGAAG GACTAGTTGTGACCTACA TGCACTGCAAAATGGACAGTTCACCGATTGTGACAACCCACACCAACAACAAGAGCAAGTCCTCGC TGACCACGCCGCTGTTCACACCTGCAGTGGGGGTCGCTGCCGCAGGTGCTGGAGGCGCCGGTGGTGCGAGCGCGAGGAGTTACGTCGATCCTCACACCTACGAGGACCCGAACCAGGCTGTCAGAGAGTTCGCTCGCGAGATCGACGCGGGATACATCACGATAGAAGCCATCATAG GTGGCGGTGAATTCGGCGACGTGTGTCGAGGAAAGCTGAAACTGCCGCCGGATGGTCGAACGGAGATCGACGTCGCCATCAAGACCCTGAAGCCAGGTTCCGCGGACAAGGCTAGGAACGACTTCCTCACCGAGGCCTCGATCATGGGCCAGTTCGAGCATCCGAACGTGATATTCCTCCAAGGTGTCGTGACCAAGAGCAACCCGGTGATGATCATCACCGAGTTCATGGAGAACGGCAGCTTGGACACCTTCCTGCGTGCGAACGACGGCAAGTTCCAGGTGCTGCAGCTGGTCGGCATGCTGCGCGGCATCGCCAGCGGCATGCAATACCTCGCGGAGATGAACTACGTGCATCGGGATCTCGCTGCGAGGAACGTCCTCGTGAACGCCGCACTCGTGTGCAAGATCGCGGACTTTGGACTGAGCAGGGAGATCGAGAGCGCTACGGAGGGAGCCTACACGACCAGG GGTGGAAAGATTCCGGTGCGATGGACAGCTCCCGAGGCGATAGCGTTCCGGAAGTTCACAAGCGCGTCGGACGTGTGGAGCATGGGCATCGTGTGTTGGGAGGTGATGTCGTACGGGGAGAGGCCGTACTGGAACTGGTCGAATCAGGACGTGATCAAGTCGATCGAGAAAGGCTACAGGCTTCCAGCGCCGATGGACTGTCCGGAGGCGATCTACCAGCTGATGCTCGACTGCTGGCAGAAGGAACGAACCCATCGCCCGACCTTCGCCAACCTGACCCAGACCTTGGACAAGCTAATCCGGAGCCCGGAGACGCTCAGGAAAATCGCCCAGAACAG GAGCACCAATCCACTGGCGCCGGACGCGGTGGACTTGACGCAGCTGACCTCGGTCAGCGAGTGGCTGGCCTCGATCAAGATGTCCCGGTACGCGGACAGTTTCGAGAGGTCCGGCGTGACGACGCTGGAGGCGGCTGCCCGCGTCACCGTGCAAGAGCTGACGGCGTTGGGCGTGACGTTGGTGGGCCACCAGAAGAAGATCATGAACAGCGTGACCGCGTTGCGGGCGCAGATGTCCGCCACCTCGCAAGGTTTCCTCGTGTAA
- the Eph gene encoding eph receptor tyrosine kinase isoform X14, translated as MAPFNMAGVAGLLATCAAAAASAAHLLPLLLLLICPRGTHAEQVVLLDTTQEEKLEWTRYPYGTDASTPGWVEESFTNFEKGINWRSYVVCDVAYNSVNNWLWTPFIERGPANRMYVEVKFTIRDCSLFPGTARSCKETFSLLYYEFDAATKEPPPWEPESYKLIGRIAAGEGRFNTNTEVVINTEVKSIPVTKKGVYFAFRDQGACISILAIKVYYISCPEVSVNFARFPATPTGREVALIEQTNGTCVDNAVVIEQPTFLCKGDGKWYLPSGGCHCKPGYHADVVKQECTKCPAGKFKFEAGSHSCEVCPAHSKSSDSGFTECRCNAGYFRAEKDPKNMPCTQPPSAPQNLTVNFVDQSTVILSWNAPHVLGGRTDTTYRVVCDACSMGVKYIPSTQEVFDDTKITITGLNAVTTYRFQVFAENGVSALAGKSEYVDITVTTEASVPSLVSNVRITSVKSSELSISWDAPITEIGADSDLVERYEVRCYSRHDDATNATVVQTSDLSATFKGLKPSTEYAIQVRAKTTRGWGEYTPVVYKKTPHAMGLDYVGEDDNMQVRIIAGAIVAVVVLLVIIIIMTVLILRSRASDECNKKQPSDCDTLEYRNGEVTTPLFTPAVGVAAAGAGGAGGASARSYVDPHTYEDPNQAVREFAREIDAGYITIEAIIGGGEFGDVCRGKLKLPPDGRTEIDVAIKTLKPGSADKARNDFLTEASIMGQFEHPNVIFLQGVVTKSNPVMIITEFMENGSLDTFLRANDGKFQVLQLVGMLRGIASGMQYLAEMNYVHRDLAARNVLVNAALVCKIADFGLSREIESATEGAYTTRGGKIPVRWTAPEAIAFRKFTSASDVWSMGIVCWEVMSYGERPYWNWSNQDVIKSIEKGYRLPAPMDCPEAIYQLMLDCWQKERTHRPTFANLTQTLDKLIRSPETLRKIAQNRIRERGAPPPPPPASSTSSNVHLRKRSTNPLAPDAVDLTQLTSVSEWLASIKMSRYADSFERSGVTTLEAAARVTVQELTALGVTLVGHQKKIMNSVTALRAQMSATSQGFLV; from the exons TGGGTGGAAGAGTCGTTCACGAACTTCGAGAAGGGCATCAATTGGCGGAGCTACGTTGTCTGCGACGTGGCGTACAACAGCGTGAACAATTGGCTGTGGACGCCGTTCATCGAGAGGGGCCCGGCGAACCGCATGTACGTAGAAGTCAAATTCACGATCCGTGACTGTTCGCTGTTCCCCGGAACCGCGCGCAGCTGCAAGGAAACATTCAGCCTGCTCTACTACGAGTTCGACGCAGCCACCAAAGAGCCGCCGCCCTGGGAGCCCGAGAGCTACAAGTTGATCG GACGCATCGCCGCCGGCGAGGGCAGGTTCAACACGAACACCGAGGTGGTGATCAACACGGAGGTGAAGTCGATCCCGGTGACGAAGAAGGGCGTGTACTTCGCGTTCCGGGACCAGGGCGCTTGCATCTCGATCTTGGCGATCAAGGTCTACTATATCAGCTGCCCGGAGGTCTCGGTGAACTTCGCGCGTTTCCCAGCGACGCCTACTGGTCGCGAGGTCGCGCTGATCGAGCAGACGAACGGCACCTGCGTGGACAACGCTGTGGTGATCGAGCAGCCTACCTTCCTGTGCAAGGGCGATGGAAAATGGTACCTGCCCAGCGGAGGATGCCACTGCAAGCCAGGCTACCACGCCGACGTCGTGAAACAGGAGTGCACCAAGTGTCCCGCCGGGAAATTCAAGTTCGAGGCGGGATCCCACAGCTGCGAGGTATGCCCGGCGCACAGCAAATCCTCCGACTCCGGGTTCACCGAGTGCCGGTGCAACGCCGGATACTTCAGAGCGGAGAAGGACCCCAAGAACATGCCGTGCACGC AACCACCCTCCGCGCCGCAGAACCTGACGGTGAACTTCGTCGACCAATCCACCGTCATCCTCTCCTGGAACGCGCCGCATGTCCTGGGCGGCAGAACCGACACCACCTACAGGGTGGTCTGCGACGCCTGCAGCATGGGCGTCAAGTACATTCCCAGCACC CAGGAGGTTTTCGACGACACGAAGATCACGATCACGGGGCTGAACGCGGTGACCACATATCGGTTCCAAGTGTTCGCCGAGAACGGCGTGTCGGCGCTAGCCGGTAAATCCGAGTACGTGGACATCACCGTGACCACCGAGGCTAGCGTTCCCAGCTTGGTGAGCAACGTCCGCATCACCAGCGTCAAGAGCTCCGAACTGAGCATCAGCTGGGACGCTCCCATCACCGAGATAGGCGCGGACAGCGACCTGGTCGAGCGATACGAAG TGAGGTGCTATTCACGCCACGACGACGCTACCAACGCCACCGTCGTCCAAACATCGGACCTGTCCGCGACGTTCAAGGGCCTGAAACCATCCACGGAGTACGCGATCCAGGTGCGAGCGAAAACGACCCGCGGATGGGGCGAGTACACGCCTGTGGTGTACAAGAAAACGCCGCATGCCATGGGCCTAG ATTACGTTGGAGAGGATGACAACATGCAGGTGAGGATCATAGCGGGCGCGATCGTAGCCGTGGTGGTTCTGCTGGTGATCATCATCATCATGACAGTTCTGATACTGAGAAG CAGGGCCTCGGACGAGTGCAACAAGAAACAGCCGAGCGACTGCGACACCCTGGAGTACAGGAACGGCGAAG TGACCACGCCGCTGTTCACACCTGCAGTGGGGGTCGCTGCCGCAGGTGCTGGAGGCGCCGGTGGTGCGAGCGCGAGGAGTTACGTCGATCCTCACACCTACGAGGACCCGAACCAGGCTGTCAGAGAGTTCGCTCGCGAGATCGACGCGGGATACATCACGATAGAAGCCATCATAG GTGGCGGTGAATTCGGCGACGTGTGTCGAGGAAAGCTGAAACTGCCGCCGGATGGTCGAACGGAGATCGACGTCGCCATCAAGACCCTGAAGCCAGGTTCCGCGGACAAGGCTAGGAACGACTTCCTCACCGAGGCCTCGATCATGGGCCAGTTCGAGCATCCGAACGTGATATTCCTCCAAGGTGTCGTGACCAAGAGCAACCCGGTGATGATCATCACCGAGTTCATGGAGAACGGCAGCTTGGACACCTTCCTGCGTGCGAACGACGGCAAGTTCCAGGTGCTGCAGCTGGTCGGCATGCTGCGCGGCATCGCCAGCGGCATGCAATACCTCGCGGAGATGAACTACGTGCATCGGGATCTCGCTGCGAGGAACGTCCTCGTGAACGCCGCACTCGTGTGCAAGATCGCGGACTTTGGACTGAGCAGGGAGATCGAGAGCGCTACGGAGGGAGCCTACACGACCAGG GGTGGAAAGATTCCGGTGCGATGGACAGCTCCCGAGGCGATAGCGTTCCGGAAGTTCACAAGCGCGTCGGACGTGTGGAGCATGGGCATCGTGTGTTGGGAGGTGATGTCGTACGGGGAGAGGCCGTACTGGAACTGGTCGAATCAGGACGTGATCAAGTCGATCGAGAAAGGCTACAGGCTTCCAGCGCCGATGGACTGTCCGGAGGCGATCTACCAGCTGATGCTCGACTGCTGGCAGAAGGAACGAACCCATCGCCCGACCTTCGCCAACCTGACCCAGACCTTGGACAAGCTAATCCGGAGCCCGGAGACGCTCAGGAAAATCGCCCAGAACAG AATCAGGGAAAGGGGTGCTccacccccacccccacccGCCTCGTCGACATCCTCCAACGTGCATTTGAGGAAAAG GAGCACCAATCCACTGGCGCCGGACGCGGTGGACTTGACGCAGCTGACCTCGGTCAGCGAGTGGCTGGCCTCGATCAAGATGTCCCGGTACGCGGACAGTTTCGAGAGGTCCGGCGTGACGACGCTGGAGGCGGCTGCCCGCGTCACCGTGCAAGAGCTGACGGCGTTGGGCGTGACGTTGGTGGGCCACCAGAAGAAGATCATGAACAGCGTGACCGCGTTGCGGGCGCAGATGTCCGCCACCTCGCAAGGTTTCCTCGTGTAA
- the Eph gene encoding eph receptor tyrosine kinase isoform X3: MAPFNMAGVAGLLATCAAAAASAAHLLPLLLLLICPRGTHAEQVVLLDTTQEEKLEWTRYPYGTDASTPGWVEESFTNFEKGINWRSYVVCDVAYNSVNNWLWTPFIERGPANRMYVEVKFTIRDCSLFPGTARSCKETFSLLYYEFDAATKEPPPWEPESYKLIGRIAAGEGRFNTNTEVVINTEVKSIPVTKKGVYFAFRDQGACISILAIKVYYISCPEVSVNFARFPATPTGREVALIEQTNGTCVDNAVVIEQPTFLCKGDGKWYLPSGGCHCKPGYHADVVKQECTKCPAGKFKFEAGSHSCEVCPAHSKSSDSGFTECRCNAGYFRAEKDPKNMPCTQPPSAPQNLTVNFVDQSTVILSWNAPHVLGGRTDTTYRVVCDACSMGVKYIPSTQEVFDDTKITITGLNAVTTYRFQVFAENGVSALAGKSEYVDITVTTEASVPSLVSNVRITSVKSSELSISWDAPITEIGADSDLVERYEVRCYSRHDDATNATVVQTSDLSATFKGLKPSTEYAIQVRAKTTRGWGEYTPVVYKKTPHAMGLDYVGEDDNMQVRIIAGAIVAVVVLLVIIIIMTVLILRRASDECNKKQPSDCDTLEYRNGEGLVVTYMHCKMDSSPIVTTHTNNKSKSSLTTPLFTPAVGVAAAGAGGAGGASARSYVDPHTYEDPNQAVREFAREIDAGYITIEAIIGGGEFGDVCRGKLKLPPDGRTEIDVAIKTLKPGSADKARNDFLTEASIMGQFEHPNVIFLQGVVTKSNPVMIITEFMENGSLDTFLRANDGKFQVLQLVGMLRGIASGMQYLAEMNYVHRDLAARNVLVNAALVCKIADFGLSREIESATEGAYTTRGGKIPVRWTAPEAIAFRKFTSASDVWSMGIVCWEVMSYGERPYWNWSNQDVIKSIEKGYRLPAPMDCPEAIYQLMLDCWQKERTHRPTFANLTQTLDKLIRSPETLRKIAQNRIRERGAPPPPPPASSTSSNVHLRKRSTNPLAPDAVDLTQLTSVSEWLASIKMSRYADSFERSGVTTLEAAARVTVQELTALGVTLVGHQKKIMNSVTALRAQMSATSQGFLV; the protein is encoded by the exons TGGGTGGAAGAGTCGTTCACGAACTTCGAGAAGGGCATCAATTGGCGGAGCTACGTTGTCTGCGACGTGGCGTACAACAGCGTGAACAATTGGCTGTGGACGCCGTTCATCGAGAGGGGCCCGGCGAACCGCATGTACGTAGAAGTCAAATTCACGATCCGTGACTGTTCGCTGTTCCCCGGAACCGCGCGCAGCTGCAAGGAAACATTCAGCCTGCTCTACTACGAGTTCGACGCAGCCACCAAAGAGCCGCCGCCCTGGGAGCCCGAGAGCTACAAGTTGATCG GACGCATCGCCGCCGGCGAGGGCAGGTTCAACACGAACACCGAGGTGGTGATCAACACGGAGGTGAAGTCGATCCCGGTGACGAAGAAGGGCGTGTACTTCGCGTTCCGGGACCAGGGCGCTTGCATCTCGATCTTGGCGATCAAGGTCTACTATATCAGCTGCCCGGAGGTCTCGGTGAACTTCGCGCGTTTCCCAGCGACGCCTACTGGTCGCGAGGTCGCGCTGATCGAGCAGACGAACGGCACCTGCGTGGACAACGCTGTGGTGATCGAGCAGCCTACCTTCCTGTGCAAGGGCGATGGAAAATGGTACCTGCCCAGCGGAGGATGCCACTGCAAGCCAGGCTACCACGCCGACGTCGTGAAACAGGAGTGCACCAAGTGTCCCGCCGGGAAATTCAAGTTCGAGGCGGGATCCCACAGCTGCGAGGTATGCCCGGCGCACAGCAAATCCTCCGACTCCGGGTTCACCGAGTGCCGGTGCAACGCCGGATACTTCAGAGCGGAGAAGGACCCCAAGAACATGCCGTGCACGC AACCACCCTCCGCGCCGCAGAACCTGACGGTGAACTTCGTCGACCAATCCACCGTCATCCTCTCCTGGAACGCGCCGCATGTCCTGGGCGGCAGAACCGACACCACCTACAGGGTGGTCTGCGACGCCTGCAGCATGGGCGTCAAGTACATTCCCAGCACC CAGGAGGTTTTCGACGACACGAAGATCACGATCACGGGGCTGAACGCGGTGACCACATATCGGTTCCAAGTGTTCGCCGAGAACGGCGTGTCGGCGCTAGCCGGTAAATCCGAGTACGTGGACATCACCGTGACCACCGAGGCTAGCGTTCCCAGCTTGGTGAGCAACGTCCGCATCACCAGCGTCAAGAGCTCCGAACTGAGCATCAGCTGGGACGCTCCCATCACCGAGATAGGCGCGGACAGCGACCTGGTCGAGCGATACGAAG TGAGGTGCTATTCACGCCACGACGACGCTACCAACGCCACCGTCGTCCAAACATCGGACCTGTCCGCGACGTTCAAGGGCCTGAAACCATCCACGGAGTACGCGATCCAGGTGCGAGCGAAAACGACCCGCGGATGGGGCGAGTACACGCCTGTGGTGTACAAGAAAACGCCGCATGCCATGGGCCTAG ATTACGTTGGAGAGGATGACAACATGCAGGTGAGGATCATAGCGGGCGCGATCGTAGCCGTGGTGGTTCTGCTGGTGATCATCATCATCATGACAGTTCTGATACTGAGAAG GGCCTCGGACGAGTGCAACAAGAAACAGCCGAGCGACTGCGACACCCTGGAGTACAGGAACGGCGAAG GACTAGTTGTGACCTACA TGCACTGCAAAATGGACAGTTCACCGATTGTGACAACCCACACCAACAACAAGAGCAAGTCCTCGC TGACCACGCCGCTGTTCACACCTGCAGTGGGGGTCGCTGCCGCAGGTGCTGGAGGCGCCGGTGGTGCGAGCGCGAGGAGTTACGTCGATCCTCACACCTACGAGGACCCGAACCAGGCTGTCAGAGAGTTCGCTCGCGAGATCGACGCGGGATACATCACGATAGAAGCCATCATAG GTGGCGGTGAATTCGGCGACGTGTGTCGAGGAAAGCTGAAACTGCCGCCGGATGGTCGAACGGAGATCGACGTCGCCATCAAGACCCTGAAGCCAGGTTCCGCGGACAAGGCTAGGAACGACTTCCTCACCGAGGCCTCGATCATGGGCCAGTTCGAGCATCCGAACGTGATATTCCTCCAAGGTGTCGTGACCAAGAGCAACCCGGTGATGATCATCACCGAGTTCATGGAGAACGGCAGCTTGGACACCTTCCTGCGTGCGAACGACGGCAAGTTCCAGGTGCTGCAGCTGGTCGGCATGCTGCGCGGCATCGCCAGCGGCATGCAATACCTCGCGGAGATGAACTACGTGCATCGGGATCTCGCTGCGAGGAACGTCCTCGTGAACGCCGCACTCGTGTGCAAGATCGCGGACTTTGGACTGAGCAGGGAGATCGAGAGCGCTACGGAGGGAGCCTACACGACCAGG GGTGGAAAGATTCCGGTGCGATGGACAGCTCCCGAGGCGATAGCGTTCCGGAAGTTCACAAGCGCGTCGGACGTGTGGAGCATGGGCATCGTGTGTTGGGAGGTGATGTCGTACGGGGAGAGGCCGTACTGGAACTGGTCGAATCAGGACGTGATCAAGTCGATCGAGAAAGGCTACAGGCTTCCAGCGCCGATGGACTGTCCGGAGGCGATCTACCAGCTGATGCTCGACTGCTGGCAGAAGGAACGAACCCATCGCCCGACCTTCGCCAACCTGACCCAGACCTTGGACAAGCTAATCCGGAGCCCGGAGACGCTCAGGAAAATCGCCCAGAACAG AATCAGGGAAAGGGGTGCTccacccccacccccacccGCCTCGTCGACATCCTCCAACGTGCATTTGAGGAAAAG GAGCACCAATCCACTGGCGCCGGACGCGGTGGACTTGACGCAGCTGACCTCGGTCAGCGAGTGGCTGGCCTCGATCAAGATGTCCCGGTACGCGGACAGTTTCGAGAGGTCCGGCGTGACGACGCTGGAGGCGGCTGCCCGCGTCACCGTGCAAGAGCTGACGGCGTTGGGCGTGACGTTGGTGGGCCACCAGAAGAAGATCATGAACAGCGTGACCGCGTTGCGGGCGCAGATGTCCGCCACCTCGCAAGGTTTCCTCGTGTAA